Proteins encoded together in one Hymenobacter monticola window:
- a CDS encoding SDR family NAD(P)-dependent oxidoreductase encodes MYALVTGASRGIGRSISLLLARRGYDLLLVARSEDQLTALAEEIGQKHQRQAQVLALDLAAPGAAETVATWATQQTDQLAVLVNNAGYGLWGRFEQLSLAEQQNMLQLNMSLPVALTHALLPALHRVPKAYILNVASTAAYQAVPSLSLYAASKAFLLSFSRGLRYELKSSNVSVTCLSPGATTTSFADRAGMGAELQATANKVSMTPEAVAEAAVNGLLAGEAEIIPGVLNKVSAGLTSVVPKGIVEKIAAGIYEKYL; translated from the coding sequence ATGTACGCACTCGTCACCGGCGCTTCGCGCGGCATTGGCCGTTCCATCTCCCTGTTGCTGGCCCGGCGCGGCTACGACCTGCTGCTGGTGGCCCGCTCCGAAGACCAACTCACCGCCCTGGCTGAGGAAATCGGCCAGAAGCACCAGCGCCAGGCCCAAGTGCTGGCCCTCGACCTGGCCGCCCCCGGCGCGGCCGAAACCGTGGCCACCTGGGCCACCCAGCAAACCGACCAGCTGGCCGTGCTGGTGAATAACGCCGGCTACGGCCTCTGGGGCCGTTTCGAGCAGCTCAGCCTGGCCGAGCAGCAAAACATGTTGCAGCTAAATATGAGCCTGCCCGTGGCCCTCACGCATGCTCTGCTGCCGGCCCTGCATCGAGTGCCCAAAGCGTACATCCTGAACGTAGCCAGCACGGCGGCCTATCAGGCCGTGCCGTCGCTCTCGCTCTATGCGGCCAGCAAGGCTTTTCTGCTGAGCTTCAGCCGCGGCCTGCGCTACGAGTTGAAAAGCAGCAATGTATCGGTGACGTGCCTGAGCCCCGGCGCCACCACCACCAGCTTCGCCGACCGCGCCGGCATGGGTGCCGAGCTGCAGGCCACCGCCAACAAAGTGTCGATGACGCCCGAGGCCGTGGCCGAAGCCGCCGTGAACGGCCTGCTGGCCGGCGAGGCCGAAATCATCCCCGGCGTGCTCAACAAGGTATCGGCCGGCCTCACCAGCGTGGTGCCCAAGGGCATCGTGGAAAAAATTGCGGCCGGGATTTACGAGAAGTATTTGTAG